In Oenanthe melanoleuca isolate GR-GAL-2019-014 chromosome 9, OMel1.0, whole genome shotgun sequence, the following are encoded in one genomic region:
- the A4GNT gene encoding alpha-1,4-N-acetylglucosaminyltransferase, giving the protein MLQTVWVSSPRSWALQESRSHRRGKKRCWKCRFVRTIIRHPCRRHAPKRSRRERMLRKIQICLCFCFVSGILYEISLLSGCVFSYLPMAQHYLTPEQVLNLGKSIIFLETTERLEPPPLVSCSVESAARIYQDRPIILFLRGLTNETALDMNTSYAAFSLLSSMKNVFIFPLQMETVFQETPLLQWYNQVVPEQEKNWVHVSSDASRLALIWKYGGIYMDTDVISIRPIPQESFLAAQKSRFSSNGIFGFPARHKFIWDCMENFVLKYNGNIWGNQGPFLMTRMLKTLCNLTDFQGTEDHSCQNISFLNPQRFYPIPYPAWSRYYQVWDKSPSFNHSYALHLWNFMNRNRKVVVAGSNTLAEKLYKTYCPSTYEDLIRNAKHRDLPGPEDVE; this is encoded by the exons ATGCTCCAGACAGTTTGGGTGTCCTCACCAAGGAGCTGGGCTTTGCAGGAGTCCAGGAGCCACCGCCGGGGCAAGAAAAGGTGCTGGAAATGTAGATTTGTCAGGACTATAATCCGG CACCCATGTCGGAGGCACGCCCCCAAACGCTCCAGGAGAGAAAGAATGTTGAGGAAAATCCAGATATGcctctgtttctgctttgtctCGGGCATTTTGTACGAGATCTCCCTCTTGTCCGGCTGTGTCTTCTCCTACTTGCCCATGGCCCAGCACTACCTGACACCTGAGCAGGTGCTGAACCTTGGCAAGAGCATCATTTTCCTGGAGACGACGGAGCGCCTGGAGCCGCCCCCGCTGGTGTCGTGCTCCGTGGAATCCGCTGCCCGGATTTACCAGGACAGGCCCATCATCCTCTTCCTGAGGGGACTCACCAACGAGACAGCCTTGGACATGAACACCAGCTACGCAGCCTTCTCCCTCCTGTCTTCCATGAAGAATGTCttcattttccctctccagATGGAAACGGTCTTCCAGGAGACCCCTCTGCTCCAGTGGTACAACCAG GTGGTCCCGGAGCAGGAGAAGAACTGGGTGCACGTCAGCTCGGACGCCAGCAGACTGGCGCTCATCTGGAAGTACGGGGGCATCTACATGGACACGGACGTGATCTCCATCCGGCCCATCCCCCAGGAGAGCTTCCTGGCCGCGCAGAAGTCGCGCTTCTCCAGCAACGGCATCTTCGGCTTCCCCGCCCGCCACAAGTTCATCTGGGACTGCATGGAGAACTTCGTTCTCAAGTACAACGGCAACATCTGGGGCAACCAGGGCCCCTTCCTGATGACGAGGATGCTCAAAACGCTCTGCAACCTCACGGATTTCCAAGGCACCGAGGACCACAGCTGCCAGAACATCTCCTTCCTCAACCCCCAGCGTTTCTACCCCATCCCATACCCAGCCTGGAGCCGGTACTACCAGGTGTGGGATAAAAGCCCCAGTTTCAACCACTCCTATGCTCTGCACCTGTGGAACTTCATGAACCGCAACCGCAAGGTCGTGGTGGCCGGCAGCAACACCCTGGCTGAGAAACTCTACAAAACCTACTGCCCCTCCACCTACGAGGACCTGATCCGGAATGCCAAGCACAGGGATCTCCCAGGCCCTGAGGATGTTGAGTGA